CGAACAGATCGATGTCGGACAGCTTCAGCCCAGACTTGTGCAGCACCTTCTCGGTGGCCGGGATGACGCCGGTCAGCATGTAGAGCGGGTCCGATCCAACGACGGTGGTGGTGTGGATGCGGGCCAGCGGACGAAGGCCGAGCTTCTTGGCGGCCGCCCCGCTGGTGATCAGTACCGCGGCGCTGCCGTCGGAGAGCGGCGACGAGTTGCCGGGCGTGATCTCCCAGTTGATCTGCGGGAAGCGCTCCCCCACTGCCGGGTCGTAGAACGCCGGCTTGAGGCCGGCCAGCGTCTCGACGGTGGTACCGGGCCGGATGATCTCATCCGTGCTCAATCCCGCGATCGGGACCAGTTCGTTGTCGAAGAGCCCGTCTTTGGTTGCGCGCGCAGCCTTTTCGTGGCTGTTCGCGGAGAACTCGTCGAGAGCGGCGCGCGAAAAGCCCCAGCGCGACGCGATGAGTTCGGCGCTGATGCCCTGCGGTACCAGGCCGTCGGGGTAACGCTCCTTCATGCCCGCACCGAACGGGTTGCTGCCGGGCAGTACCGAGGTGCCCATCGGCACACGGCTCATGGATTCCACCCCGGCCGCGACGACGATGTCGTACGCGCCGGCGAGCACGCCCTGAGCGGCGAAGCTTATCGCCTGCTGACTGCTGCCGCACTGGCGGTCGATGGTGGTGCCCGGAACCGACTCCGGAAAGCCCGCACCCAGCAACGAGTTACGCGCGATGTTGACGGCCTGATCGCCCACCTGAGTCACGGCTCCGGCGATGACGTCGTCGATCTGAGCCGGGTCCACGCCCGTGCGCGCAACCAGCTCGCGCAGGCTGTGCGCCAGCAGGTCCGCGGGCAGAACGTCGTGCAACGCCCCGCTTGCCTTGCCCTTGCCGACGGGCGTTCGTACCGCGCCGACAATGACGGCGTCTCGATCCTGGTATGACATGACTCCTCCTTGAGTCCGCGCTAGGTTTATCCAGCTATACCCAGATGTAACACCTAGGTATACTGGGAGCAACCCAGAACGGAGGTGATGTATGCCACTCCTGCAGGGCGTACTGGCCGATCGCGACGCCTGGTCGGCGGTCGGTGAATGCTCGATCGGAAAGACCATGGCCGCACTCGGCACCAAGTCCGCGATGCTGATCATGCGCGAGGCCTATTACGGCACCACCCGGTTCGACGACTTCGCCCACCGCGTCGGTATCACCAAGGCCGCGGCGGCCGCCCGACTGTCCGAGCTGGTCGACCTCGGCCTGCTGACGCGGAGGCCCTACCGCGAGCCCGGGCAACGCACCCGTGACGAATACATCCTCACCGAGGCCGGCGTCGACTTCATGCCGGTGGTGTGGGCGATGTTCGAGTGGGGCCAGCGACATCTCCCCGGCCGCAACCGATTACGCCTGACCCACCTGGGCTGCGGCGCCGACGCCACCGTCGAGGTCCGGTGCACCGAAGGACATCCGGTCCCGCCGGACGAGCTCGGCGTCGAGTTGACCAAGCGGAACCGCAACCGCGACTCCTGAGGATCAGTCAGTGGGTTGCGAATGCCCGGGACCAGCCGACCGTTCACGTGGTCCCGGGCATCCACGGATCAGACCCCGGCGGGCTCTTTTGCAGACGCTCCGTTGAGCACCGGGCTGCCTTCTTCGGTGATCACCGTGTTGTCCTTCGCGGCCTTGGAACGACCTACGGTGATCTTGCGAGGCTTGGCCTTTTCAGCCACCGGTATCACCAGTCGCAGTACCCCGTCCTGGTAATCCGCCGCGATCCGCGCGGTGTCGAGGTTGTTGCCCAACACCAGCTGGCGGGAGAAGACACCACGCGGTCGCTCGGTAGCGAGCATCTCCCGGGACGGGTCTACCGCGGCGCGTTCGGCGCGCACGGTCACCACGTTGTTCTCAATGTCCAGATCCAGCGCATCGGTGTCCACCCCAGGCAGATCGAACTCAACGATGAACTCGTCACCGCTGCGCCAGGCGTCCATAGGCATGCCGGCGGGCCGGGCCGCGGTGCCGAGAACTTGTTGGGTGAGCCGGTCCAGATCACGGAACGGGTCGGTACGCATCAGCATGGTTGCCACCTCCATTTATCCTTTCCTGTTTCCACACTTTGTGCGTCTACCAGAACGGCTTATATGTGCCAACTGGCATAGATTTTTATATAGCACCGGGATCAGGTCGGAGGCAAGAGGCGAGACAAGATTTTTTTGGAATGCGGCGAGCGCAAGCCGACGAGTCGCGCCCCGCCGGCGAATCGTTCAATGCGCCAACGTGTCCCAGTGCCATCGGCCGGCTCGTAACCGCCGAGGCCGATCTGTGCAGGCGCAGCCCATGACCGAGTGCGTCGAACGTCTCCTCGT
The sequence above is a segment of the Candidatus Mycobacterium wuenschmannii genome. Coding sequences within it:
- a CDS encoding thiolase family protein; translation: MSYQDRDAVIVGAVRTPVGKGKASGALHDVLPADLLAHSLRELVARTGVDPAQIDDVIAGAVTQVGDQAVNIARNSLLGAGFPESVPGTTIDRQCGSSQQAISFAAQGVLAGAYDIVVAAGVESMSRVPMGTSVLPGSNPFGAGMKERYPDGLVPQGISAELIASRWGFSRAALDEFSANSHEKAARATKDGLFDNELVPIAGLSTDEIIRPGTTVETLAGLKPAFYDPAVGERFPQINWEITPGNSSPLSDGSAAVLITSGAAAKKLGLRPLARIHTTTVVGSDPLYMLTGVIPATEKVLHKSGLKLSDIDLFEVNEAFAPVVLAWAKDTGADLAKTNVNGGAIAIGHPLGASGARIMTTMVNALEQRGGRYALQTMCEGGGMANATIIERLD
- a CDS encoding Hsp20/alpha crystallin family protein, giving the protein MLMRTDPFRDLDRLTQQVLGTAARPAGMPMDAWRSGDEFIVEFDLPGVDTDALDLDIENNVVTVRAERAAVDPSREMLATERPRGVFSRQLVLGNNLDTARIAADYQDGVLRLVIPVAEKAKPRKITVGRSKAAKDNTVITEEGSPVLNGASAKEPAGV
- a CDS encoding winged helix-turn-helix transcriptional regulator, coding for MPLLQGVLADRDAWSAVGECSIGKTMAALGTKSAMLIMREAYYGTTRFDDFAHRVGITKAAAAARLSELVDLGLLTRRPYREPGQRTRDEYILTEAGVDFMPVVWAMFEWGQRHLPGRNRLRLTHLGCGADATVEVRCTEGHPVPPDELGVELTKRNRNRDS